From the genome of Nocardia sp. NBC_01503, one region includes:
- the crtI gene encoding phytoene desaturase family protein, translating into MKTVVGPTDRIIVVGAGLSGLAAALHLVGAGRQVTVLERADHPGGRVGLYRGADYEIDSGATILTVPNLIDEALAAVGQTRESIGLRIIDLAPAYRARFADGTSVGVYSDPDEMTAEVTRVRDAAAGQRYRRLRGWLQGVYESEFGHFMDTNFDSPLDMVRYPQKRSALLKLVRLGAFGRLGHRVRKLMGDDQLARLFSFQALFAGTAPNQALAVYGAIPYMDTCLGVSYPRGGMRAIADALARAFTAAGGILELNTEATGVDYTGRRATAVRTADGRTLPCDALVLTADIGSLTTFGLRRRRGLRASPSAVVAHGTIPAHIAAQWPIQAHHTIDFGREWDRTFTEIAARKGHGKLMSDPSLLLTRPALTDPDLYIDRAEQRIDAAGHPRDSTRYEPLSLLAPCPNLDAAPLDWAHLTPHYLRELLQTLETRGYQGISEHFRIDIVDTPRTWKDSGMLAGTPFSAAHLFRQTGPFRTRNLVPGRDNVVLAGSGTVPGVGVPTVLLSGKLAATRITGDLRHARAGTSPARAVAQAHKH; encoded by the coding sequence ATGAAAACTGTTGTGGGACCGACCGATCGGATCATCGTGGTGGGCGCGGGCCTGTCCGGGCTGGCGGCGGCGCTGCATCTGGTTGGTGCGGGGCGGCAGGTGACGGTGCTGGAGCGGGCCGATCATCCCGGCGGACGGGTCGGGCTGTACCGCGGGGCCGATTACGAGATCGACTCCGGGGCAACGATTCTCACCGTGCCGAACTTGATCGACGAGGCATTGGCCGCCGTAGGGCAGACGCGCGAATCGATCGGCCTGCGGATCATCGATCTGGCCCCGGCCTATCGGGCCCGGTTCGCCGATGGCACGAGTGTCGGGGTGTACTCCGATCCGGACGAGATGACCGCCGAGGTCACCCGGGTGCGCGATGCCGCTGCGGGACAACGCTATCGGCGACTGCGCGGCTGGTTGCAGGGCGTGTACGAATCCGAGTTCGGGCACTTCATGGACACCAATTTCGACTCGCCCCTGGATATGGTGCGGTATCCGCAGAAGCGTTCCGCACTGTTGAAACTGGTGCGGCTGGGTGCGTTCGGACGACTCGGGCATCGGGTCCGCAAGCTCATGGGTGACGATCAACTCGCCCGGCTCTTCAGCTTCCAAGCCCTGTTCGCGGGTACGGCCCCGAATCAGGCGCTCGCGGTCTACGGCGCGATTCCATATATGGACACCTGCCTCGGCGTCTCGTACCCGCGGGGCGGCATGCGCGCGATCGCCGATGCCCTCGCGCGCGCCTTCACCGCGGCGGGCGGCATCCTCGAACTGAACACCGAGGCCACCGGCGTCGACTACACCGGTCGCCGCGCCACCGCCGTCCGCACCGCCGACGGCCGCACCCTGCCCTGCGACGCCCTGGTCCTGACCGCCGATATCGGCTCGCTGACAACCTTCGGCCTGCGCCGCCGGCGCGGTCTGCGCGCCTCCCCCTCGGCGGTCGTCGCGCACGGCACCATCCCCGCACATATCGCCGCGCAATGGCCGATTCAGGCGCATCACACCATCGACTTCGGCCGGGAGTGGGATCGCACCTTCACCGAGATCGCGGCGCGAAAAGGCCACGGCAAACTCATGAGCGACCCGTCGCTACTGCTCACCCGCCCCGCGCTCACCGACCCCGATCTGTACATCGATCGCGCCGAACAGCGCATAGACGCCGCAGGGCACCCGCGCGACTCCACCCGCTACGAACCGCTGTCGCTACTGGCCCCCTGCCCCAACCTCGATGCCGCGCCACTGGATTGGGCCCACCTGACCCCCCACTATCTGCGCGAACTCCTGCAAACCCTGGAAACGCGCGGCTATCAGGGCATTTCGGAGCACTTCCGGATCGATATCGTGGACACCCCGCGGACCTGGAAGGACAGCGGCATGCTGGCGGGCACCCCCTTCTCCGCCGCGCACCTGTTCCGCCAGACCGGACCCTTCCGCACCCGGAATCTGGTGCCCGGCCGCGACAATGTGGTTCTCGCGGGTTCGGGCACGGTTCCCGGCGTCGGCGTGCCCACCGTTCTGCTCTCCGGCAAACTCGCCGCGACCCGCATCACAGGTGACCTCCGACATGCCCGGGCCGGAACCTCCCCTGCCCGGGCGGTAGCACAGGCGCACAAGCACTAG